One segment of Micromonospora parathelypteridis DNA contains the following:
- the ddaH gene encoding dimethylargininase, translated as MVTVNQQRVPRKRTYLMCSPEHFAVEYAINPWMDVTTPVDRDLAVKQWDRLRETLVGLGHEVHLLTPEQGLPDMVYAANGAFMVDGSVYGARFKHEQRAAEAAAHHAFYESQGWRFIAPSETNEGEGDFAYVPEAHGGLILAGHGFRTEIPAHAEAQEALGRPVVSLRLVDPRFYHLDVALAAIDDSNVVYFPGAFSAASQRVLTQLFPDAVIADDEDALAFGLNLVSDGANVVLNSEATRLAGKLKAAGYTPVTVELAELKKGGGSVKCCIAELRP; from the coding sequence TTGGTGACCGTGAACCAGCAGCGAGTCCCGCGAAAGCGGACATATCTCATGTGCTCGCCCGAGCACTTCGCGGTCGAGTATGCGATCAACCCGTGGATGGACGTGACCACCCCGGTCGACCGGGACCTGGCCGTCAAACAGTGGGACCGGCTGCGCGAGACGCTTGTCGGCCTCGGTCACGAGGTGCACCTGCTCACCCCCGAGCAGGGCCTGCCCGACATGGTCTACGCCGCGAACGGCGCCTTCATGGTGGACGGCAGCGTGTACGGCGCACGGTTCAAGCACGAGCAGCGGGCCGCCGAGGCCGCCGCCCACCACGCCTTCTACGAGTCGCAGGGCTGGCGGTTCATCGCGCCGAGCGAGACCAACGAGGGTGAGGGCGACTTCGCGTACGTCCCGGAGGCGCACGGCGGGCTCATCCTGGCCGGCCACGGCTTCCGCACCGAGATCCCGGCGCACGCCGAGGCGCAGGAGGCGTTGGGGCGGCCCGTGGTGTCGCTGCGTCTGGTCGACCCCCGCTTCTACCACCTGGACGTGGCGTTGGCGGCCATCGACGACTCGAACGTCGTCTACTTCCCGGGCGCGTTCTCCGCGGCCAGCCAGCGGGTGCTCACCCAGCTCTTCCCGGACGCGGTGATCGCCGACGACGAGGACGCTCTGGCCTTTGGGCTCAACCTGGTCAGCGACGGCGCGAACGTGGTGCTCAACAGCGAGGCCACCCGGTTGGCCGGCAAGCTCAAGGCCGCCGGCTACACCCCGGTCACCGTCGAGCTGGCCGAGCTGAAGAAGGGCGGCGGCAGTGTGAAGTGCTGCATCGCCGAGCTGAGGCCCTGA
- a CDS encoding Lrp/AsnC family transcriptional regulator — translation MQIDAVDQRIIALLVADARASYADIGTRVSLSAPAVKRRVDRLRATGVIRGFTAVVDPAAVGWTTEAFVELFCAGRTTPAQIGVATRRHPEVVGAYTVSGEADALVHLRAADIAHLEAALERLRGESFVTSTRSTIVLSRLVESPGVGPSPRTP, via the coding sequence TTGCAGATAGACGCGGTAGACCAGCGGATCATTGCGTTACTTGTTGCCGACGCCCGTGCGTCGTACGCGGACATCGGTACCCGGGTGTCACTCTCCGCCCCGGCCGTCAAGCGTCGCGTCGACCGGCTGCGCGCCACCGGCGTGATCAGGGGATTCACGGCCGTGGTTGATCCGGCTGCCGTCGGCTGGACCACCGAGGCGTTCGTCGAGCTGTTCTGCGCCGGCCGGACCACCCCGGCGCAGATCGGTGTGGCCACCCGGCGACACCCGGAGGTGGTCGGCGCGTACACCGTCTCCGGGGAGGCGGACGCGCTCGTACACCTGCGCGCCGCCGACATCGCCCACCTGGAGGCGGCGCTGGAGCGGCTACGTGGCGAGTCCTTCGTGACCTCCACGCGCAGCACGATCGTGCTGTCCCGGCTGGTCGAGTCCCCCGGCGTGGGCCCGTCCCCTCGCACCCCTTGA
- a CDS encoding zinc-binding dehydrogenase, whose translation MRAVWLRAFGGPEALVPGPAPDPTPGPGQALIDVAHANITFVETQQRSGRPGPFQVTPPLIPGNGVGGLIAAVGPDVDPALIGRRVVSATGGSGGYAERAVVDAAAPIEVPDGLALDEAVALLADGRTATMLVQAVGVRPGDRVLVEAAAGGVGSLLVQLADQAGAQVVGVAGGPRKVDLLAGLGADLAVDYLLPDWADRVRAALGGIDVVFDGVGGAVARAAFDLLAPGGRMVSFGLASGQWSPVSPEAATARQVTLVRPDVSPAQLRAYTQQVLADAAAGRLRPLIGQRFPLERAADAHAAIEARTTVGKTLLDL comes from the coding sequence ATGCGGGCGGTCTGGTTACGTGCGTTCGGTGGACCCGAGGCGCTGGTCCCCGGACCGGCACCCGACCCGACGCCCGGCCCCGGCCAGGCGCTGATCGACGTCGCGCACGCGAACATCACCTTCGTCGAGACGCAGCAGCGCTCCGGTCGCCCCGGGCCGTTCCAGGTCACCCCACCGCTGATCCCCGGCAACGGCGTGGGCGGGCTGATCGCCGCCGTCGGGCCGGACGTCGACCCGGCACTGATCGGGCGGCGCGTGGTCAGCGCCACCGGCGGATCCGGCGGCTACGCCGAGCGTGCGGTGGTGGACGCCGCCGCGCCGATCGAGGTGCCCGACGGGTTGGCGCTGGACGAGGCGGTGGCGCTGCTGGCCGACGGGCGTACCGCCACCATGCTGGTCCAGGCGGTCGGCGTCCGCCCCGGTGACCGGGTGCTGGTGGAAGCCGCCGCGGGCGGCGTGGGCAGCCTGTTGGTGCAGCTCGCGGACCAGGCCGGCGCCCAGGTGGTCGGCGTCGCCGGTGGGCCGCGCAAGGTGGACCTGCTGGCCGGCCTCGGCGCCGACCTGGCGGTCGACTACCTCCTGCCGGACTGGGCCGACCGCGTCCGGGCTGCGCTGGGCGGGATCGACGTCGTGTTCGACGGGGTCGGCGGCGCGGTGGCCCGGGCGGCCTTCGACCTGCTGGCCCCGGGCGGCCGCATGGTCAGCTTCGGGTTGGCGAGCGGGCAGTGGTCCCCGGTGTCGCCCGAGGCCGCCACGGCACGGCAGGTCACCCTGGTCCGACCGGACGTGTCACCCGCGCAACTTCGGGCGTACACCCAGCAGGTCCTGGCGGACGCGGCGGCCGGCCGCCTGCGACCGCTCATCGGCCAGCGCTTCCCGCTGGAGCGCGCCGCCGACGCGCACGCCGCCATCGAGGCTCGCACGACGGTCGGCAAGACCCTGCTGGACCTCTAA
- a CDS encoding T3SS (YopN, CesT) and YbjN peptide-binding chaperone 1: MTADHPSAPHDELPGATAEPAESILLDEPSTTDLRAKVTEAWREFARALAVRLRELPVGTHLEVTLDPTASGTGDAVYSVSVDVDEDGGLSARAVGNAALPAGYRLDRSAVADMIALGWSPPGVVAGSGGAFGLDGTTTESTRIAALLSRTLRDVYGAPHPAFLVYLVQDTEGEPLAVDPLGTARSEFGPDADVEADLEEALAEAAAAQVERDDVLDLADRVRTVVSTMLKSDTDRLQIDSDGDITIRAGSAMVFVRVRDNPPLVDVFSPVLTEVEPTERLYVKLSDLTNRMPIGRLYCADDTVWASIPVFGRNFQATHLMLAVQVMTGLADELDDRLHGEFGGKRFFGEGDKPVRRDESQHRTGMYL, translated from the coding sequence ATGACGGCTGACCACCCCTCGGCGCCGCACGATGAGCTGCCCGGCGCTACGGCTGAGCCGGCAGAATCGATCCTGCTCGACGAACCCAGCACCACCGATCTGCGGGCGAAGGTGACCGAGGCGTGGCGGGAGTTCGCTCGGGCGCTCGCCGTGCGGCTGCGGGAACTCCCGGTCGGCACGCACCTGGAGGTGACCCTGGACCCCACCGCCTCCGGGACCGGGGACGCCGTCTACTCGGTCAGTGTGGACGTGGACGAGGACGGCGGGCTGTCCGCCCGGGCGGTCGGGAACGCCGCCCTGCCGGCGGGCTACCGGCTCGACCGCAGCGCGGTGGCGGACATGATCGCGCTCGGCTGGTCGCCGCCCGGCGTGGTCGCTGGCTCGGGTGGCGCCTTCGGGCTGGACGGTACGACGACCGAGTCGACCCGGATCGCCGCGCTGCTCTCCCGGACGCTGCGTGACGTCTACGGCGCCCCGCACCCGGCGTTCCTCGTCTATCTGGTGCAGGACACCGAGGGCGAGCCGCTGGCCGTGGACCCGCTGGGCACCGCGCGCAGCGAGTTCGGCCCGGACGCCGACGTCGAGGCCGACCTGGAGGAGGCGCTGGCCGAGGCGGCTGCCGCACAGGTCGAGCGGGACGACGTGCTCGACCTGGCGGATCGGGTTCGGACCGTGGTCTCCACGATGCTCAAGTCGGACACCGACCGGTTGCAGATCGACTCGGACGGCGACATCACCATCCGCGCAGGCTCGGCGATGGTCTTCGTGCGGGTGCGGGACAACCCGCCGCTGGTGGACGTCTTCTCCCCGGTGCTCACGGAGGTGGAGCCGACCGAGCGGCTCTACGTCAAGCTCTCCGATCTGACGAACCGGATGCCGATCGGCCGCCTCTACTGCGCCGACGACACGGTCTGGGCGTCCATCCCGGTCTTCGGCCGCAACTTCCAGGCCACCCACCTGATGCTGGCGGTGCAGGTGATGACCGGTCTCGCCGACGAGTTGGACGACCGTCTGCACGGCGAGTTCGGTGGCAAGCGGTTCTTCGGCGAGGGCGACAAGCCGGTACGACGCGACGAGTCGCAGCACCGCACCGGCATGTACCTATAG
- a CDS encoding DUF6457 domain-containing protein yields MTVLDDWVTAVCTELDLDPAGVPVPAVLDLARDVAHQVLRPGAPVTAYLLGLAVGRGADPADAAARLSVLAGTWPVELGADPADPTAP; encoded by the coding sequence ATGACGGTGCTGGACGACTGGGTCACGGCGGTGTGCACCGAGTTGGATCTGGACCCGGCCGGGGTGCCCGTGCCGGCAGTGCTGGATCTGGCCCGCGACGTCGCCCACCAGGTGCTTCGGCCGGGCGCGCCGGTCACCGCGTACCTGCTTGGGCTTGCGGTCGGCCGGGGTGCCGACCCGGCGGACGCCGCGGCCCGGCTCAGCGTTCTGGCGGGCACCTGGCCGGTCGAGCTGGGCGCGGACCCCGCGGACCCGACGGCCCCCTGA
- the mobA gene encoding molybdenum cofactor guanylyltransferase, with product MGTYAAVVLAGGAARRMGGVDKPALPVGGRPMRDRVLAAVGDARPRVLVGPADAVPSGVRVTREDPPGGGPVAAAAAGLALLDADTAFVALLAADLPLLTRAAIGGLLTHLAPDDLPAATTSEQPPDGACFVDGDGRRQSLCGVWRVAALRAALDRLTVERGGSLSGAPVRALLAGLVVREVPWSGDGPPPWFDCDTDEDVRRAEEWAR from the coding sequence GTGGGGACGTACGCCGCCGTGGTGCTCGCAGGTGGGGCCGCCCGACGGATGGGTGGGGTGGACAAGCCCGCGCTCCCGGTCGGTGGCCGGCCGATGCGTGACCGCGTGCTGGCCGCGGTTGGTGATGCCAGGCCACGGGTGCTGGTCGGCCCGGCTGACGCCGTCCCGTCGGGCGTGCGGGTCACCCGGGAGGACCCGCCCGGTGGGGGTCCGGTCGCCGCGGCGGCTGCCGGGCTGGCGCTGCTCGATGCCGACACGGCATTCGTCGCGCTGCTCGCCGCCGACTTGCCGCTGCTCACCCGCGCGGCGATCGGCGGGTTGCTGACCCACCTCGCCCCGGATGATCTTCCAGCGGCAACGACGTCGGAGCAGCCACCTGACGGGGCGTGCTTCGTGGACGGGGACGGGCGGCGGCAGTCGCTCTGCGGTGTCTGGCGGGTGGCCGCGCTGCGGGCGGCGTTGGACCGGCTGACGGTCGAGCGGGGCGGCAGTCTGTCCGGGGCCCCGGTCCGGGCGCTGCTGGCCGGCCTCGTCGTGCGGGAGGTCCCGTGGTCCGGCGACGGCCCGCCGCCCTGGTTCGACTGCGACACTGACGAGGACGTACGCCGGGCAGAGGAGTGGGCGCGATGA
- the fdhD gene encoding formate dehydrogenase accessory sulfurtransferase FdhD: MGRATDRRGVLRIDLDAATAGRGSIRRPDTLAVEEPLEIRVGAAGPGRRRPLAVTMRTPGDDLDLAIGFLLTEGLIRSTDDVLTAQLCAGAETPNTYNVVDVVLAPGVPEPTTDPSRNFYTTSSCGVCGKASIEAIRTRSLFPVSADPLSVPATLLAELPDRLRAAQRGFDRTGGLHAAGLFTPDGELVVLREDVGRHNAVDKVIGWAVRERRLPLAGHLLLVSGRASFELTQKAWMAGLPLLAAVSAPSTLAAELADEAGMTLVGFLRGRTMNVYTGPHRITMEQPA, translated from the coding sequence ATGGGACGGGCAACTGATCGACGCGGCGTACTCCGGATCGACCTGGACGCCGCGACTGCCGGGCGCGGGTCCATCCGTCGGCCAGACACCCTGGCGGTGGAGGAGCCACTGGAGATCCGGGTCGGCGCGGCCGGTCCCGGCCGGCGACGGCCGCTCGCCGTCACCATGCGCACCCCCGGAGACGACCTGGACCTGGCCATCGGTTTCCTGCTGACCGAGGGGCTGATCCGGTCGACCGACGACGTGCTCACCGCGCAACTCTGTGCGGGCGCGGAGACACCGAACACATACAACGTGGTGGACGTGGTGCTCGCCCCCGGCGTGCCGGAACCCACCACCGACCCGTCCCGGAACTTCTACACGACCAGTTCCTGCGGGGTCTGCGGCAAGGCCAGCATCGAGGCGATACGCACCCGGTCACTGTTTCCGGTCTCGGCTGATCCGCTCAGCGTGCCGGCCACACTGCTCGCCGAGCTGCCCGACCGGTTGCGCGCCGCCCAGCGCGGCTTCGATCGGACCGGCGGGCTGCACGCGGCGGGGCTGTTCACCCCCGACGGTGAGCTGGTGGTGCTCCGGGAGGACGTGGGCCGGCACAACGCGGTGGACAAGGTGATCGGCTGGGCGGTGCGGGAACGTCGCCTGCCACTGGCCGGGCACCTGCTGCTGGTGTCCGGCCGGGCCAGCTTCGAGCTGACCCAGAAGGCATGGATGGCCGGGTTGCCGCTGCTGGCAGCGGTGTCCGCCCCGAGCACCCTCGCCGCCGAACTCGCCGACGAGGCGGGAATGACGCTTGTCGGTTTCCTGCGCGGCCGGACCATGAACGTCTACACCGGGCCGCACCGGATCACGATGGAGCAGCCGGCCTGA
- a CDS encoding GAP family protein has product MTIGLLLSLAGLALVDSTSIGTLFIPVWLLLAPGPVNARRILGYLATIAAFYLAVGLLLVWGGSRLADALGGALDNRGVLWAQLVLGVAMLALSFRYDGKRRPRTGGVLRWRDRATAGDSSARWLVGLALLAALAEVATMLPYLGAVGLLATSGVGSASLVALLAGYCLVMVLPALLLLGARVARPTLIEPVLARLNNWIVTKAGSALSWFLGIAGFLIARDAAARLALFDLIGR; this is encoded by the coding sequence ATGACCATCGGGTTGCTGTTGTCGCTGGCTGGGCTGGCGTTGGTGGACAGCACCAGCATCGGCACCCTCTTCATCCCGGTCTGGCTGCTGCTCGCCCCCGGGCCGGTCAACGCCCGGCGCATCCTGGGCTACCTCGCCACGATCGCGGCGTTCTACCTCGCGGTGGGGCTGTTGCTGGTCTGGGGTGGCAGCAGGTTGGCCGATGCGCTCGGCGGTGCCCTGGACAACCGGGGTGTGCTGTGGGCACAACTCGTCCTGGGCGTCGCGATGCTGGCGCTCAGCTTCCGTTACGACGGCAAGCGGCGTCCTCGCACCGGTGGCGTGTTGCGGTGGCGGGACCGAGCCACCGCCGGCGATTCCTCGGCCCGCTGGTTGGTCGGGCTCGCTCTGCTCGCCGCGCTTGCCGAGGTGGCGACCATGCTTCCGTACCTCGGCGCGGTAGGTCTGTTGGCCACCTCTGGGGTGGGATCGGCGAGCCTGGTGGCACTGCTCGCCGGATACTGCCTGGTCATGGTGTTGCCGGCCCTGCTGTTGCTGGGTGCCAGGGTGGCCCGCCCGACACTCATTGAGCCGGTGCTGGCCCGCCTGAACAACTGGATCGTCACGAAGGCGGGCAGCGCTCTGAGTTGGTTTCTCGGCATCGCTGGTTTCCTGATCGCCCGTGACGCCGCCGCGCGGCTGGCGCTGTTCGACCTGATTGGCCGCTGA
- a CDS encoding NADP-dependent oxidoreductase gives MRAVVFAEFGPPSVVHVAEVVAPHAGPGEVRIAVRASGVSTGEVLIRSGKLADVVPVTFPHRTGFDAAGVVDEVGDGVTGVTVGDQVFGMASSATRGANADHVVLSAWAGKPAAWSWAQAGGAAGSVETATRVLDRLGVAEGRTVLVHGAAGAVGSVAVQFAAARGAVVIGTASGRNHDFLRSLGAVPTTYGPGLPDRIRSLAPGGVDAVFDCAGGALPDLIAIAGDAARVVTIADFTAAAHGVHLSHGAPADRTGKAVGSGADLLAVHGLDIAVRLAESGRLHIPVAATFPLTEAAAAHELSEARHAPGRIVLVN, from the coding sequence ATGAGAGCTGTCGTATTTGCCGAATTCGGGCCGCCCAGCGTTGTGCACGTCGCCGAGGTCGTGGCCCCGCACGCCGGGCCGGGTGAGGTCCGCATCGCTGTCCGGGCGTCCGGGGTCTCGACGGGGGAGGTGCTCATCCGCTCCGGCAAACTGGCCGACGTGGTGCCGGTGACGTTCCCGCACCGGACCGGCTTCGACGCGGCCGGCGTGGTCGACGAGGTTGGTGACGGCGTGACCGGCGTCACCGTCGGCGATCAGGTGTTCGGCATGGCCTCGTCGGCCACGCGTGGCGCCAACGCCGACCACGTGGTGCTGAGCGCGTGGGCCGGCAAACCCGCCGCCTGGAGTTGGGCGCAGGCGGGTGGGGCTGCCGGCAGCGTCGAGACGGCCACTCGCGTTCTCGATCGGCTCGGGGTCGCAGAGGGGCGCACCGTGCTGGTGCACGGCGCGGCCGGCGCCGTGGGCAGTGTCGCCGTTCAGTTCGCAGCCGCCCGGGGTGCAGTCGTCATCGGCACGGCGAGTGGACGCAATCACGACTTTCTACGTTCGCTCGGCGCGGTGCCGACGACGTACGGGCCCGGGTTGCCCGACCGGATCCGCAGCTTGGCGCCGGGCGGGGTCGACGCGGTGTTCGACTGTGCCGGAGGAGCACTGCCCGACCTGATCGCCATCGCCGGAGATGCGGCACGCGTGGTGACGATCGCCGATTTCACGGCCGCCGCCCACGGTGTCCACCTGTCGCACGGCGCTCCCGCCGATCGGACTGGCAAGGCCGTGGGTTCCGGAGCTGACCTGCTCGCGGTACACGGCCTCGACATCGCGGTCCGCCTTGCCGAATCCGGTCGGCTGCACATTCCCGTCGCGGCCACGTTCCCGCTGACCGAGGCGGCGGCGGCACACGAGTTGAGCGAGGCACGTCATGCACCCGGGAGGATCGTTCTGGTCAACTGA